From Streptomyces sp. NBC_01551:
GCCGCTGCTGGCCGTGGCCACGCTGCGCCTCCCGCGCCGCACCACCCTCGTCTCCCTCATCAGCCTCTTCGGCCTCGGGCAGGTCGCGGGCGCGCTGGCGCCCACGTACGAGCTCCTCTTCGCCTCCCGCATCGTCTCCGCGCTCGCCTGCGCCGGCTTCTGGGCGGTCGGCGCGGCCGTCGCGATCGCCATGGTCCCCGTCGACGCCCGGGCCCGCGCGATGGCCGTCATGATCGGCGGACTCTCCATCGCCAACGTCCTCGGCGTCCCCGCCGGCGCCTTCCTCGGCGAGCACCTCGGCTGGCGCGCGGCCTTCTGGTCGGTCGGCGCGGCCTCGGCGATCGCCCTCGTCGGCATCCTGGCGCTGATCCCGAAGATCCCGCTGCCGGACCGGAAGCCGTCGCTGGGGCGCGAGCTGCGCATCTACCGCGACCGGCAGGTCTGGCTGGCCATCGGCATCACCGCGCTCGCCGCGGGCGGCGTCTTCTGCGCGTTCAGCTACCTCTCGCCGCTGCTCACGGACGTGGCCGGACTGGACTCCGGCTGGGTGCCGTGGATCCTCGGCCTCTTCGGGGTCGGCGCGCTCGTCGGCACCACGGTCGGCGGCCGGGTCGCGGACGCGCACCTGTTCGGCGTCATGCTGTGGGGCATCACCGCCTCGACGGTGTTCCTGGTGGGCCTGGCCGTACTGGCGTCCGCCGCGGCCGCCGCGATCGGGCTCTCGTTCCTGATCGGCTTCTCGGCGTTCTTCACGGCCCCCGCGCTCAACGCCCGCATGTTCAACGTGGCGGGCGCCGCCCCGACCCTGGCCGGCGCCACCACCACGGCCGCCTTCAACCTGGGCAACACCGGCGGCCCCTGGCTCGGCGGCACCGTCATCGACGCCGGCTACGGCTTCGCCGCCACCGCCTGGGCCGGCGCGGCCATGACGGTCACCGCGATCGCCCTCGCGGCCGTCGCCCTGCGCCTGGACCGCCGTACGCCGCCGAGCCCGGCCCGCGTGGTCGCCGCGGGCGGCGTCGCCGCGACCCCGGCGGAGGAGCCCGCCCGCGCCTGACCGCGGTCCCGGTCGCCGCCCCGGACCCGGCTTCCTACGATGGGAAGGTCCGCTCGGGGACAGGGGACCGCTCGGGGACGAGCGTCAGGAGTGATCCTGGATGGGCCGGTACCGGACGCCCACCGCGCTGGCAGCCGCCTCGCTGCTGCTGACCGCGCTGTGCGCGGGCCAGGCCCCCGCCGCCGCCCCGCCGGGCCGCGTCGACATCGACCCGGTGATCGCCGAGCAGCTAGACGA
This genomic window contains:
- a CDS encoding Cmx/CmrA family chloramphenicol efflux MFS transporter, whose product is MPVAVYVLGLSVFALGTSEFMLSGLLPPIAEDMDVTIPQAGLLISAFAIGMVVGAPLLAVATLRLPRRTTLVSLISLFGLGQVAGALAPTYELLFASRIVSALACAGFWAVGAAVAIAMVPVDARARAMAVMIGGLSIANVLGVPAGAFLGEHLGWRAAFWSVGAASAIALVGILALIPKIPLPDRKPSLGRELRIYRDRQVWLAIGITALAAGGVFCAFSYLSPLLTDVAGLDSGWVPWILGLFGVGALVGTTVGGRVADAHLFGVMLWGITASTVFLVGLAVLASAAAAAIGLSFLIGFSAFFTAPALNARMFNVAGAAPTLAGATTTAAFNLGNTGGPWLGGTVIDAGYGFAATAWAGAAMTVTAIALAAVALRLDRRTPPSPARVVAAGGVAATPAEEPARA